The window GGATTCGGTACAGATGGCTTTCACGTCGGCGCCGGAGGCGTTGTCGGCCATCTCGGCGAGTTCGCCGAAGTCGACCGTGTCGGCGACGTTCATGTTCCGCGTGTGGATCTGGAAGATCATCTCGCGGCCCTCGTGGTCCGGCTTGGGCACCTCGATAAGGCGGTCGAAGCGGCCGGGTCGGAGGATGGCGCGGTCGAGCATGTCGAAGCGGTTGGTCGCGGCGATAAGCGAAATCTGGCCGCGGTCCTCGAAGCCGTCCATCTCCGAGAGGAGTTGCATCATCGTCCGCTGGACCTCGGCGTCGCCGGAGGTCTTGGAGTCGGTCCGCTTGGCGGCGATGGCGTCGATTTCGTCGATGAAGACGACGGCGGGTTCCTGCTGGCGCGCGAGTTCGAAGAGGTCGCGAACGAGTTTCGCGCCTTCGCCGATGAACTTGTGGACCAGTTCGGAGCCGGCCATCTTGATAAAGGTCGCGTCGGTCTGATTGGCGACGGCCTTCGCGAGCATCGTCTTGCCGGTGCCGGGCGGCCCGTGCAGGAGGACGCCGCTCGGGGGGTCGATGCCCACTTCGTCGAACATTTCGGGGCTCTCGATGGGCAGTTCGACGGTCTCGCGGACCTCTTCCATCTGCTCGTCGATGCCGCCGATGTCGTCGTAGGAGACGTCCGGCGACTGGTCGACCTGCATGACGCGAGCGCGAACGTCAGTCTCGTCGTCGAGTTCCTTGACGATAGAAAGCGAGTTGTTGACCGCAACCCGCGAGTCGGGGCCGAGGTCCTCACGCAGGTCGTCGGTGACCTCGGTGAGGGCTTCCTGGTTGTTGCCGTGCTGTTTGATAATGACGCCCTCGTCCGTGATTTCCTGGACGGTGGCGACGAACAGCGGCGACTGCTTGAGCTTCTTGTTCTCGTGGGTAAGCCGCTCGAGCTTCTGCTGGTATTTGTTGTTCTCCGCGTTGGCGTCGAGGAGTTTGTCCCGCATTTCCTCGTTTTGCTGTTCGAGGATCTCGAGACGCTCCTCCAGCGCCTCCACTTTCTCCTGCTGTGACGCGCCGTCCTCGTAGGGGAGGTCGACGTCGTCAACAGTATCAGTCATCAACAGGTCCGTAGCGGCCGTAGTTATAAGAGACTTCGGGTAGGCTCACCCGCCTGACGTTGCCGAAAACCCCCGGTACGAGGGTTCGACGCTGCGCGATGCGGAATTACTATTGGGTATATTTTTGAATAGTAAGTATTATCACGTGTCATGGGAATACTCCAAGTACCATGAGTGCAACCGAAGTGCAGGCGGAGTCCGAGGCGGTCGGCTGGGAGGCCGTTGCGGACCTGCCGCCGAGCGCCAAGCTGGTCGCGAAGGTCCTCGAATACAACGACCGGCTCACCCAGAGCCAACTCGCCGAGGAGACGATGCTGCCGGCCCGGACCGTCCGCTATGCGCTTACCCGACTCGAAGAGGTCGACGCCGTCGAGTCCCGCTTTTCCTTTACCGACGCTCGCAAGCGCGTCTACGCCCTCGCCGTCGAAAACTGAGCGGCCCACACGATTCGTTCTTTCTGCCGTCTCGCCGTTCACCCCTGTCGGTATTCAGCCCGAGTCAGGCTTGGGGTTCGACCGTCGGTCATCGAATTTCCGCTGCCGCCGGGTAATCGCCCAGACGATTGCCGGCACACCCACGGCCGTCGGCCCGAGCCAGCGTGCCAGCGGCGGGAGCATCGTGAGGTTGACCGTAACGGCCGCGGTGACGGTTGCGATGTAGCCGCCACCCATGAGCGTGATGTGGCGATAGAGCCACGCCATGCGGTCTGTCGGCGGCCGGTAGATACGCCACAGCGCCTGTGCGGCGAGTGCCAGCCCGATGGCGCCGAACACGAGCAGAACGGTCCCGAGGCCGTTCCC of the Natronomonas halophila genome contains:
- a CDS encoding MarR family transcriptional regulator yields the protein MSATEVQAESEAVGWEAVADLPPSAKLVAKVLEYNDRLTQSQLAEETMLPARTVRYALTRLEEVDAVESRFSFTDARKRVYALAVEN
- the pan1 gene encoding proteasome-activating nucleotidase Pan1 — protein: MTDTVDDVDLPYEDGASQQEKVEALEERLEILEQQNEEMRDKLLDANAENNKYQQKLERLTHENKKLKQSPLFVATVQEITDEGVIIKQHGNNQEALTEVTDDLREDLGPDSRVAVNNSLSIVKELDDETDVRARVMQVDQSPDVSYDDIGGIDEQMEEVRETVELPIESPEMFDEVGIDPPSGVLLHGPPGTGKTMLAKAVANQTDATFIKMAGSELVHKFIGEGAKLVRDLFELARQQEPAVVFIDEIDAIAAKRTDSKTSGDAEVQRTMMQLLSEMDGFEDRGQISLIAATNRFDMLDRAILRPGRFDRLIEVPKPDHEGREMIFQIHTRNMNVADTVDFGELAEMADNASGADVKAICTESGMYAIRDDRTEVRMEDFENAWQKIKQTEEETEDVSKTFA